The following is a genomic window from Phycisphaerae bacterium.
GTGACGAAGCCGAAAGCCGTCCTGACCACTGGGGAAGTCGCGAGGATCTGCAAGGTCGCGCCGCGAACGGTGTCCAAGTGGTTTGACACTGGGCAGTTGCGTGGTTATCGCATTCCCGGCAGCCGCGATCGGCGCATTCCGCTCCCGCAGCTTGTACGTTTCATGAAGGTTCACGGGATTCCGCTGGACGGCATCGAGACTGGCTTGATGCGGATCCTGATTGTTGATCAGGAAACTGATCTCGCCGGCCTCGTTCAACGCGGGCTCAACGACACGGGGCGCTACGAGGCTCGCGTGGCGGGATCGGCGTTTGAGGCCGGTGTCCTGGTTGAGCAGTCCCGCCCGCACCTCTTGCTGGTCGATGTTGACGTGCCGGGCATGGAGCCTGCGATGCTGTCGTTGTTTCTCTCCAGCCATCCCGAGCTGTCGGGCACGCAGCTCGTCGCCATGAGCGCGAGCCTGACCGAAGGTGACCAGCGCGTCTACCTGCAGCACAA
Proteins encoded in this region:
- a CDS encoding response regulator, whose protein sequence is MTKPKAVLTTGEVARICKVAPRTVSKWFDTGQLRGYRIPGSRDRRIPLPQLVRFMKVHGIPLDGIETGLMRILIVDQETDLAGLVQRGLNDTGRYEARVAGSAFEAGVLVEQSRPHLLLVDVDVPGMEPAMLSLFLSSHPELSGTQLVAMSASLTEGDQRVYLQHKFAATIAKPFDLRQLTETIDEVLNLFS